The following coding sequences lie in one Bacteroides helcogenes P 36-108 genomic window:
- a CDS encoding aminotransferase class I/II-fold pyridoxal phosphate-dependent enzyme, whose product MQAIILAAGMGKRLGDLTQHNTKCMIQVNGISLIDRTLTQLSRLALSRVVIVIGYKGENLKNYIGSEYKGIKIEYIDNPVYDKTNNIYSLSLAKKELQEDDTLLIESDLIFDDALFPMIVDDAYPNLALVAKYETWMDGTMVRIDTDCNIVNFVPKQAFRYEDADVYYKTVNIYKFSREFSTNEYVPFLDAYSRVMGNNEYYEQVLRVLTLLNSSTLKALPIQDEKWYEIDDVQDLDIASTIFSCSETKYEEYHKRYGGFWRFPKLLDYCYLVNPFFPSKRMKDELRANFDTLLTEYPSGMYVNSLLAGKYFGIKQEFVVVGNGAAELIKVVMEEHAGDKVGIIYPTFDEYPNRLRPGQIVAYISQNTNFSYTADDLMDFYDDKPISLLLLINPDNPSGNFISKKDVLRLASWCEGKKIRLIVDESFVDFTTGYADNSLLHNDILLQYPSMMVMKSISKSYGVPGLRLGVFASSNVDLIAHIKKEVSIWNINSFAEFYLQIYGKYEKDYAKACQKFIAEREIFFRELTQITYLHVIPSQANYFLCEVIDKYTSAELTQKLIEHDVIISNCGLKSHMNGRNLIRLAIRNREDNAKLIGILKSL is encoded by the coding sequence ATGCAAGCAATAATTTTAGCCGCTGGCATGGGGAAACGTTTGGGTGATTTGACCCAACACAATACCAAGTGTATGATACAAGTGAATGGTATATCACTTATTGATAGAACATTGACACAACTATCAAGGCTCGCTTTATCTCGTGTTGTCATTGTAATAGGCTACAAAGGAGAAAATTTAAAGAATTATATTGGTAGCGAATATAAGGGAATAAAGATAGAGTACATTGATAATCCTGTATATGACAAGACCAATAACATCTATTCGCTTTCATTGGCAAAAAAAGAGCTTCAGGAGGATGATACTTTACTTATTGAATCTGATTTGATATTTGACGATGCACTTTTCCCGATGATAGTAGATGATGCTTATCCGAATTTGGCATTGGTTGCCAAATATGAGACATGGATGGATGGTACGATGGTGCGTATAGACACAGATTGTAATATTGTGAATTTTGTGCCCAAGCAAGCCTTTAGATATGAAGATGCAGATGTTTACTATAAAACGGTAAACATTTACAAGTTCAGCCGCGAGTTCTCTACAAACGAATATGTTCCTTTTCTTGATGCTTATAGTCGGGTGATGGGAAATAATGAATACTATGAACAGGTATTGCGTGTGTTGACATTGCTTAATTCATCAACTCTAAAAGCTTTACCAATTCAGGATGAAAAATGGTATGAGATAGATGATGTACAAGATTTGGATATTGCTTCAACTATATTTTCTTGTAGTGAAACTAAGTATGAAGAATATCATAAGCGCTATGGAGGTTTTTGGCGTTTCCCTAAATTATTAGATTATTGTTACCTCGTCAATCCATTTTTTCCATCTAAGCGCATGAAGGATGAGCTTCGTGCCAACTTCGATACATTACTCACAGAATACCCTTCGGGTATGTATGTAAATTCTTTGTTGGCAGGTAAATATTTTGGTATAAAGCAAGAGTTTGTTGTGGTGGGTAATGGTGCTGCCGAACTTATCAAGGTTGTGATGGAAGAACATGCAGGTGACAAGGTTGGCATTATTTATCCTACATTTGACGAATATCCCAACCGGCTTCGTCCGGGACAGATAGTGGCTTATATTTCGCAAAACACGAACTTTTCCTATACAGCAGATGACTTGATGGATTTTTATGACGATAAGCCAATATCATTATTGTTACTTATCAATCCGGATAATCCGTCCGGGAACTTTATATCCAAGAAGGATGTGCTTAGATTGGCTTCTTGGTGTGAAGGCAAGAAAATACGCCTGATTGTCGATGAGAGTTTTGTGGATTTTACTACGGGATATGCAGATAATAGTTTATTGCATAATGATATACTTCTGCAATATCCATCTATGATGGTAATGAAATCTATCAGTAAATCTTATGGCGTACCCGGTTTAAGATTAGGTGTATTTGCATCTTCTAACGTGGATTTAATAGCTCATATAAAGAAAGAAGTTTCCATTTGGAACATCAATTCTTTTGCGGAGTTCTATTTGCAGATTTATGGAAAGTACGAAAAAGACTATGCAAAAGCGTGTCAGAAATTCATTGCAGAGCGTGAAATCTTCTTTAGGGAGCTGACGCAGATTACATACTTGCATGTCATTCCTTCGCAGGCCAATTATTTCTTGTGCGAGGTTATAGACAAATATACTTCTGCCGAACTGACACAAAAGTTGATAGAGCATGATGTCATTATCAGCAACTGTGGCTTGAAGTCGCATATGAATGGACGAAACCTGATACGTCTGGCTATCAGGAATAGGGAAGACAATGCAAAATTGATTGGTATTTTAAAGTCATTGTAA